A single region of the Hyphomicrobiales bacterium genome encodes:
- a CDS encoding Multiple sugar transport system permease protein, whose product MTELALSRQAPSQRGSLASIRESAQGWSLIAPLYLFVTAVIVIPEIWALYLSFTDYSVGRAPQFVGLANYRATLSAAEFWMAAWRTLLFVTIAVSLEVVIGLWLACILARLRAFRGIIIACLIAPIAMSHAVTATMWGYLLDLNVGPINFLTEVMGFGRLPWLSSEMLALPTVAFIEFWAGMPHVLIMLFPVRAALSPEIYEAADLDGATALQSFWRITLPLLMPALLIAMIFRIIITMRAFGTVWILTKGGPLESSELLSIYLYRTGFSYWNFGQAAAIAWLMLLLTAAASSLYMLRLYRDAAGTTV is encoded by the coding sequence GTGACGGAGCTTGCGCTTTCGCGACAGGCCCCAAGTCAACGCGGGTCGCTGGCGAGTATCCGCGAATCCGCACAGGGCTGGTCGCTGATCGCACCACTGTATCTCTTCGTCACCGCCGTCATCGTCATTCCCGAGATATGGGCGCTCTATCTGAGTTTTACCGACTATTCCGTCGGCCGCGCGCCGCAGTTCGTCGGACTGGCAAATTACCGCGCGACGCTCTCGGCGGCGGAATTCTGGATGGCGGCCTGGCGGACGCTTCTGTTCGTCACGATTGCCGTTTCTCTCGAGGTGGTCATCGGCCTGTGGCTTGCCTGCATCCTGGCTCGCCTGCGCGCTTTTCGCGGGATCATCATCGCCTGCCTGATCGCACCCATTGCCATGAGCCATGCGGTGACGGCGACGATGTGGGGCTATCTCCTGGATCTGAACGTCGGCCCGATCAATTTCCTCACGGAAGTGATGGGGTTCGGGCGCCTTCCATGGCTTTCGTCCGAGATGCTCGCCTTGCCCACCGTCGCCTTCATCGAGTTCTGGGCCGGCATGCCGCATGTGCTGATCATGCTGTTTCCCGTGCGCGCGGCACTCTCGCCTGAAATCTACGAGGCGGCGGATCTGGATGGGGCCACGGCGCTGCAAAGCTTCTGGCGTATTACACTGCCGCTTCTGATGCCGGCTTTGCTGATCGCGATGATCTTCCGCATCATAATCACCATGCGGGCCTTTGGCACGGTCTGGATATTGACGAAGGGCGGACCGCTCGAGTCGTCGGAGCTGCTGTCGATCTACCTGTACAGGACCGGATTCAGCTACTGGAATTTCGGTCAGGCGGCGGCCATTGCCTGGCTGATGCTGTTGCTGACAGCCGCCGCCTCATCCCTTTACATGCTGCGTCTCTACCGGGACGCGGCGGGCACCACGGTCTGA
- a CDS encoding Multiple sugar transport system permease protein yields the protein MDSRTSVTVLDRIVLAVTIALAVIPIIVVIASSFKEGRDIFSYRPVILFWPTLDNYTSLGMRWGKFQLGLANSAVVTAGAIALVLALCLPAAYALSRLPRHGVGRSSSVLLVIKMLPPLVVTVPLFPIFSTIGLDNSRIGLILVYAAFEVSLSVMILKTFIDNVPLEVEEAAFLDGCDRLQAFIRVIMPLIWPGMITVAIFVALFAWNDYMFGLILTTSRTVTAPVVLADMLSGIGEGTATWGEVFAAATLQMIPVLAFAWIVQRQMFFGALRGATKG from the coding sequence ATGGACAGCCGTACTTCCGTGACCGTGCTGGACCGCATCGTTCTCGCAGTTACCATCGCCTTGGCGGTCATTCCGATCATTGTCGTCATTGCCTCGTCCTTCAAGGAAGGGCGGGATATCTTCTCCTATCGGCCCGTCATCCTCTTCTGGCCAACGCTCGACAACTACACGAGCCTCGGTATGCGATGGGGAAAATTCCAGCTTGGACTTGCCAATAGCGCGGTCGTGACCGCGGGCGCCATTGCGCTAGTGCTGGCCCTGTGCCTGCCGGCCGCCTATGCTCTCTCGCGTCTGCCCCGGCATGGCGTGGGTCGTTCGTCGAGTGTTCTCCTCGTCATCAAGATGCTGCCGCCCCTCGTTGTGACCGTGCCGCTCTTCCCCATTTTCTCCACCATCGGGCTCGACAACTCACGGATCGGGCTGATCCTCGTCTATGCTGCCTTCGAGGTCAGCCTCAGTGTGATGATCTTGAAGACCTTCATCGACAACGTCCCGCTGGAGGTGGAGGAGGCCGCGTTCCTCGATGGGTGCGACCGACTGCAGGCGTTCATCCGGGTGATCATGCCGCTCATCTGGCCGGGCATGATCACGGTGGCGATCTTCGTCGCTCTTTTCGCCTGGAACGACTACATGTTCGGCCTGATCCTGACCACCTCGCGCACCGTCACGGCGCCGGTCGTCCTGGCCGACATGCTATCGGGCATCGGTGAGGGGACCGCGACCTGGGGCGAGGTGTTCGCGGCTGCGACGCTGCAGATGATACCGGTGCTCGCCTTCGCCTGGATCGTTCAGCGGCAAATGTTCTTCGGTGCCTTGCGCGGCGCGACAAAGGGGTAG
- a CDS encoding DNA-binding GntR family transcriptional regulator produces the protein MVISEQQSSRQKAYEAFTRHLLAHAVRPGQFVSQRELVELTGLPVGVVRELVSRLEAEGLVMTVPHRGMQIAYVGIDLIRDAFQYRAMIEREAVASFATSASPEEIAHWRRAHEAILDTCERGLGDQDPSAFLAEAQAMDFKFHTTIVDALGNAIISDAYRVNSLKLSLVRQERGRLTMALLPLAMKDHLSIIAALERRDAAGAAQAMAMHIMRGRNRSLGIDGEGEPR, from the coding sequence ATGGTCATATCCGAGCAGCAGTCCTCGCGTCAGAAAGCCTACGAAGCCTTCACGCGCCACCTTCTCGCCCATGCCGTGCGTCCCGGCCAGTTCGTGTCCCAGCGTGAGCTGGTCGAATTGACCGGCCTGCCGGTTGGCGTCGTGCGCGAGCTCGTCTCCCGACTTGAGGCCGAGGGACTCGTCATGACGGTGCCGCATCGCGGCATGCAGATCGCCTATGTCGGGATCGATCTCATCCGCGATGCTTTCCAGTATCGCGCGATGATCGAACGGGAGGCCGTCGCCTCCTTCGCCACAAGCGCTTCCCCGGAGGAGATCGCCCATTGGCGGCGCGCGCACGAGGCAATTCTGGACACTTGCGAGCGTGGCCTGGGCGACCAGGACCCTTCAGCCTTTCTGGCGGAGGCGCAGGCGATGGATTTCAAGTTCCATACCACAATCGTCGACGCCCTCGGCAATGCCATAATATCCGACGCCTATCGCGTGAACTCCCTGAAACTGAGCCTTGTGCGCCAGGAGCGGGGCCGTTTGACCATGGCTTTGCTGCCGCTCGCCATGAAAGACCATTTGTCCATCATCGCTGCGCTCGAACGGCGTGACGCGGCCGGCGCGGCGCAGGCCATGGCCATGCATATCATGCGCGGTCGGAACCGGTCGCTTGGTATCGACGGTGAGGGTGAGCCGCGCTAA
- a CDS encoding NUDIX hydrolase, translating to MKSIRRRAARNGEPLRQVAALPFRLTEAGEIEVLVLTSRETRRFILPKGWIGRRHKAWRSAAQEAREEAGVIGKVKRKPIGRYIYWKRLSDHFALVEVDVYPLKVQKHLKRWPERRQRVRRWLPIRDAALLIDEPQLHRLIETFGDDSVVGTSTDS from the coding sequence ATGAAGTCGATACGTCGCAGAGCTGCTCGAAACGGAGAACCGCTGCGCCAAGTGGCGGCTTTGCCGTTTCGCCTGACTGAGGCTGGCGAGATCGAGGTTCTGGTCCTGACATCACGCGAAACGCGTCGTTTCATTCTGCCCAAAGGTTGGATCGGACGCCGGCACAAGGCGTGGAGATCAGCCGCCCAGGAAGCGCGGGAAGAGGCAGGCGTGATCGGAAAGGTGAAACGCAAGCCGATCGGGCGCTACATTTACTGGAAGCGCCTGTCAGATCACTTCGCGCTTGTCGAGGTCGATGTCTATCCATTGAAGGTGCAGAAACACCTTAAACGCTGGCCAGAGAGGCGCCAGCGCGTTCGTCGGTGGCTTCCGATACGAGATGCCGCTCTTCTCATCGATGAGCCGCAATTGCACCGGCTTATCGAAACTTTTGGTGACGACAGCGTAGTTGGGACCTCCACGGACAGCTAG
- a CDS encoding Arylsulfatase A-like enzyme, producing the protein MNRRPPNIVVLIADDHRYESIGCNGNSEVETPNLDGLARRGVSFDGAHCQGGMHPAVCVPSRASFLTGRNIFASAVDPTGDDYEASAFAIPAALETFPQRLRAEGYVTHAIGKWHNDKEAFARSFSSGDRLMFGGMSDHDRVPLRRHDPKGNFPESEIYYEDGLSTDLFRDSALDFLRERSSDQPYCLYVAFTAPHDPRTPPDAYMRTGDTVSLPANFLPIHPFDNGEMLVRDELLEALPRPADAVRQHIADYYGMITHLDAAVGAILKALADNGDDANTIVVYTADHGLALGQHGLMGKQNLYEHSLHIPLIIAGPDLPQGQRVPHLVWHADTSATLLELAGCPMDPMAEGRSLLPIMGDPDADWRGTFAAAYRLSQRMIRDGRYKLIRYIDQVPLARGPYRADNTPSRGSRTEQLFDLAVDPAETVNLTALPAYAAHRERLARALDAWQLNVGDPLLAVEERTTP; encoded by the coding sequence ATGAACCGTCGCCCGCCCAACATCGTCGTCCTCATCGCCGACGACCATCGCTATGAATCCATCGGCTGCAATGGCAATAGCGAGGTCGAGACGCCCAATCTCGACGGCCTTGCGCGGCGCGGCGTCTCATTTGACGGAGCCCACTGCCAGGGCGGCATGCATCCGGCGGTCTGTGTGCCCAGCCGCGCTTCCTTTCTGACGGGCCGCAATATTTTCGCATCGGCGGTCGACCCCACCGGCGATGACTACGAGGCCTCCGCCTTCGCTATCCCGGCCGCGCTGGAGACCTTTCCCCAACGCCTGCGCGCCGAGGGATATGTGACGCATGCGATCGGCAAATGGCACAATGACAAGGAGGCCTTCGCGCGCTCGTTCAGTTCGGGCGATCGGCTGATGTTCGGCGGGATGAGCGACCACGACCGGGTGCCCCTGCGCCGCCACGACCCGAAAGGCAATTTTCCCGAATCAGAGATTTATTACGAGGACGGGCTGTCGACGGATCTCTTTCGTGATTCAGCGCTGGATTTCCTGCGGGAGCGCTCATCGGATCAGCCTTATTGCCTCTATGTAGCCTTTACCGCGCCGCACGATCCGCGGACCCCGCCCGATGCTTATATGCGGACGGGCGACACGGTCTCGCTGCCCGCGAATTTCCTTCCCATCCATCCTTTCGACAATGGCGAGATGCTGGTCAGGGATGAACTCCTCGAGGCACTTCCCCGGCCGGCGGATGCGGTGCGGCAGCATATCGCCGACTATTACGGCATGATCACCCATCTCGACGCGGCGGTCGGCGCCATCCTGAAGGCCCTCGCGGACAATGGCGACGATGCAAACACCATCGTCGTCTATACCGCGGACCATGGCCTGGCGCTTGGGCAACATGGCCTGATGGGCAAGCAGAACCTCTATGAGCACAGCCTCCATATCCCGCTGATCATCGCCGGACCGGACCTGCCCCAGGGACAACGTGTGCCGCATCTCGTCTGGCACGCCGACACCAGCGCCACGCTGCTTGAACTGGCCGGCTGCCCGATGGATCCTATGGCCGAGGGGCGCAGCCTTCTTCCCATCATGGGCGACCCCGATGCGGACTGGCGAGGAACCTTCGCAGCCGCCTACCGCCTCAGCCAGCGGATGATACGCGACGGCCGCTACAAACTGATCCGCTACATCGATCAGGTGCCGCTGGCGCGCGGTCCCTATCGGGCGGACAATACGCCCTCGCGGGGCTCGCGCACCGAACAGCTCTTCGATCTCGCCGTGGATCCGGCCGAAACCGTCAATCTTACCGCCTTGCCGGCCTATGCCGCGCATCGGGAACGGCTCGCGCGGGCGCTGGACGCATGGCAGCTAAACGTCGGCGATCCGTTGCTTGCAGTGGAGGAACGCACCACGCCATGA
- a CDS encoding Carbohydrate ABC transporter membrane protein 2 (CUT1 family): MTLASSPVSGKPAAPSHWHRRMVAGPGRLFEPLLILAGLLVILFALVYPMVFILVGSFKVQGGLLASATAFTWSNYITLFSGGFGRFLVNSLIICVAATALATLVSVNAAYVFSRFRFRGKGLIFGSVLFGQMFPWIVLVNPLFILLTQAGFTNSYMGMIFCYTAISIPFSVYMLTGYLATVPRELDEAALIDGASRYQVVWRIVFPVLMPGIVSTATYAFMLCWTEYLFALAFLTKPAVQTLPIGLYQLFGDDRADWGAVMAASVITTIPTLLLFLPLQARLSSGLTAGAVK, encoded by the coding sequence ATGACCCTTGCCTCTTCACCGGTGAGCGGCAAACCGGCTGCCCCATCTCACTGGCACCGCCGCATGGTTGCGGGACCGGGCCGCCTGTTCGAGCCGCTCCTTATTCTCGCCGGCCTTTTGGTGATCCTCTTCGCCCTGGTCTACCCCATGGTTTTCATCCTGGTCGGCTCATTCAAGGTGCAAGGCGGGTTGCTCGCAAGCGCCACCGCCTTCACCTGGTCCAACTACATCACGTTGTTTTCAGGCGGGTTTGGCCGCTTCCTCGTGAACAGCCTCATCATCTGCGTGGCGGCAACCGCGCTTGCCACCCTGGTCTCGGTCAACGCGGCCTATGTGTTTTCGCGCTTTCGCTTCCGAGGCAAGGGGCTGATCTTCGGCAGCGTGCTTTTCGGACAGATGTTTCCATGGATCGTCTTGGTCAATCCATTGTTCATCCTGCTCACGCAGGCCGGTTTCACCAACAGCTACATGGGCATGATCTTCTGCTATACGGCGATCAGCATCCCGTTCTCGGTTTATATGTTGACCGGTTATCTCGCGACGGTTCCACGGGAACTTGACGAGGCGGCGCTCATCGACGGCGCGTCGCGCTACCAGGTCGTCTGGCGGATCGTCTTTCCGGTTCTGATGCCGGGCATCGTCTCGACCGCGACCTACGCCTTCATGCTGTGCTGGACGGAATATCTCTTCGCGCTCGCGTTTCTGACCAAACCGGCGGTGCAGACCCTGCCCATCGGGCTCTACCAGCTCTTTGGCGATGACCGCGCCGACTGGGGGGCGGTGATGGCCGCCTCGGTCATCACCACCATCCCGACGCTTCTGCTCTTCCTGCCTCTGCAGGCACGGCTCAGTTCCGGACTGACAGCGGGAGCCGTGAAATAA
- a CDS encoding Carbohydrate ABC transporter membrane protein 1 (CUT1 family): MRGDRLFITVMLGPALIILALFYLWPMVENLRVSFTDLTLLRLRFGGQWIGLANYEEFLTSPETGRLMMNTFIWLTAISVAVRLLLGLAIALIVNTPLVRHLKLATIARIAILVPWATPPVVAIIIWRWLLEAPNGALNTALAALGLIDTPIAFLSDLRTVWPSVIAIVVWNTVPLIALSLLASLQAVPADLYEAAELDGASRSAKFWHITLPFLKPTIVVLGLTSVFWTFNNFVYVWLATGAGPGTFTNVLATEIYIRSFVDFRLGYGAAIGIVMALIMAVFGYFYFRMIGRRQIEEVL, from the coding sequence ATGCGGGGTGATCGCCTGTTCATCACCGTGATGCTGGGCCCAGCGCTCATCATCCTGGCCTTGTTCTATCTCTGGCCGATGGTGGAAAATCTGCGGGTGAGCTTCACGGACCTCACCCTGCTGCGTCTGCGGTTTGGTGGCCAGTGGATCGGCCTCGCCAACTACGAGGAATTCCTCACCAGCCCCGAAACCGGGCGGCTGATGATGAATACCTTCATCTGGCTCACCGCGATCTCAGTCGCGGTGCGCCTGCTGCTGGGGCTCGCCATCGCGCTCATCGTCAACACGCCGCTCGTGCGGCATCTCAAGCTCGCGACCATCGCGCGGATAGCGATCCTCGTGCCCTGGGCAACGCCGCCGGTTGTCGCCATCATCATCTGGCGTTGGCTCCTCGAGGCACCCAACGGGGCGTTGAACACCGCTCTCGCCGCCCTCGGCCTCATCGATACACCGATCGCCTTTCTGTCCGATCTCAGGACTGTATGGCCGTCCGTTATCGCCATCGTCGTCTGGAACACGGTGCCGCTCATCGCCTTGTCCCTGCTTGCCTCCCTGCAGGCCGTTCCGGCTGACCTCTACGAGGCGGCCGAACTTGACGGCGCTAGCCGCTCAGCGAAGTTCTGGCACATCACCCTGCCCTTCCTGAAGCCGACGATCGTTGTCCTCGGCCTGACATCCGTGTTCTGGACCTTCAATAACTTCGTTTACGTATGGCTTGCGACAGGCGCCGGCCCCGGAACCTTCACCAATGTTCTGGCGACAGAAATCTATATCCGCTCCTTCGTTGATTTCCGTCTCGGCTATGGCGCGGCCATCGGCATTGTCATGGCGCTGATCATGGCGGTCTTCGGTTATTTCTATTTCCGCATGATTGGCCGCCGGCAGATCGAGGAGGTGCTATGA
- a CDS encoding Carbohydrate ABC transporter substrate-binding protein (CUT1 family), protein MIWKHVTACLGIGLSSAMAALMAGAALMPGMAQAADPVTLTFRFNDPEQKEMRAALDAFEKANPGIKINLERMAWKDARDQFLREAAVGETPDVVHIAFVWAKEMGEAGALAPLDALIKASPPGKGLGDYIAMDLATGKDGKIYALPWTTDTWAMVYRSDLLDQAGIKALPATWDELRQASRDVHAKTGKTGFGFPAGSASSGSLWFLANYNWWSNGKALIVEKDKKFSVGVDKADVAGTMNYFKSFLDNGDTPKSMLGVSDWADPVIIRGLADGTIAIGIMPPASFREAINAYAAANPGKTAPFTSGPVPKGTTVGTSHLGGRMLGISATSKHPEEAWKLVQFLNDAAIFTDAYKSQFPAQRSLLQSVDFGPELKGFAEQLTHARTWGPYAEGPYAMGSMWNLTGRAFGAALSGQTSVDAAAGDLLTQIGKLNAGR, encoded by the coding sequence ATGATTTGGAAGCATGTTACCGCCTGCCTCGGCATTGGCTTGAGCAGCGCCATGGCAGCATTGATGGCTGGCGCCGCCTTGATGCCCGGCATGGCGCAAGCAGCGGATCCCGTAACGCTCACCTTCCGGTTCAACGATCCCGAACAGAAGGAGATGCGCGCGGCGCTCGATGCCTTCGAGAAGGCTAATCCCGGCATCAAGATCAATCTTGAGCGCATGGCCTGGAAGGATGCCCGGGACCAGTTCCTGCGCGAGGCGGCGGTCGGCGAAACGCCTGACGTTGTTCACATCGCCTTTGTGTGGGCCAAGGAGATGGGCGAGGCAGGTGCTCTTGCCCCACTCGACGCGCTTATCAAGGCCAGCCCTCCTGGAAAGGGTCTCGGCGACTACATCGCCATGGACCTGGCGACCGGCAAGGACGGCAAGATTTACGCCCTGCCCTGGACAACCGACACCTGGGCGATGGTCTATCGCTCGGACCTTCTCGATCAGGCCGGTATCAAAGCCTTGCCGGCGACATGGGACGAACTGCGCCAGGCCAGCCGCGACGTCCATGCGAAAACCGGCAAGACCGGCTTCGGCTTCCCCGCCGGCAGCGCCTCATCCGGCAGCTTGTGGTTCCTCGCCAACTACAACTGGTGGTCAAATGGCAAGGCGCTCATCGTCGAGAAGGACAAGAAGTTCTCGGTCGGCGTCGACAAAGCCGACGTCGCCGGCACCATGAATTACTTCAAGAGTTTTCTCGACAACGGCGACACACCCAAATCGATGCTCGGAGTGAGCGATTGGGCGGATCCCGTGATCATCCGCGGACTCGCTGACGGCACCATCGCGATCGGCATCATGCCGCCCGCATCATTCCGCGAGGCCATCAACGCCTATGCGGCGGCGAACCCCGGCAAAACGGCACCTTTCACCTCCGGTCCCGTCCCGAAGGGGACGACGGTGGGCACCTCGCATCTCGGTGGGCGCATGCTGGGCATCAGCGCGACCTCCAAACATCCCGAGGAAGCGTGGAAGCTCGTGCAGTTCCTGAATGATGCGGCGATCTTCACCGACGCCTACAAGTCGCAGTTCCCCGCACAACGCAGCCTGCTGCAAAGCGTCGACTTCGGGCCGGAACTGAAGGGCTTCGCCGAGCAGCTCACCCATGCGCGGACCTGGGGGCCCTATGCGGAAGGCCCCTATGCGATGGGGTCCATGTGGAACCTGACGGGCCGCGCCTTCGGGGCCGCCTTGTCGGGGCAGACGTCCGTTGATGCAGCCGCGGGCGATCTCCTCACCCAGATCGGCAAATTGAACGCGGGCCGCTGA
- a CDS encoding LacI family transcriptional regulator — translation MGKRVRTSADGRRKMEDVARLTGVSLSTVSRVIREPHRVAEPTRLKVERAITSTGYVPNLVASSLKSERSRLVACVVPSVEHSFIADVVRGASEILRPQGFQLMLATSDFRPEEEEDVVHAFLSRRPDAIILTGLTHTDRTRAMLGASGIPVIEVGNLSNRPIDMVVGFSNTDAQKQLTLAMLDAGRRHIGYLLHDGSAQNERSRDRYNGYRAALAERGIACDDQLTAEVEFSYRGGAAGLGQLLAQGQPIDAVCCSNDIIALGALYELQRRGIKVPDTIAIAGFDDHDASSQCVPPLSTVRIPRRVMGRQAGNLIEQVLAGEEPISKIVDVGFALQIRQTF, via the coding sequence ATGGGCAAGCGAGTGAGGACGAGCGCCGACGGCCGGCGCAAGATGGAGGATGTCGCGCGACTGACGGGCGTTTCACTGTCCACGGTCTCGCGGGTGATCCGCGAACCCCATCGCGTGGCCGAGCCGACGCGTCTGAAGGTCGAGAGGGCTATCACCTCGACGGGTTATGTACCGAATCTCGTCGCTTCCAGCCTGAAGTCCGAACGGTCGCGTCTGGTTGCCTGCGTCGTTCCGAGTGTCGAGCATTCCTTCATTGCCGATGTGGTGCGTGGCGCGTCGGAGATCCTGCGGCCGCAAGGTTTCCAGCTCATGCTGGCCACGAGTGATTTCCGGCCGGAGGAAGAGGAGGACGTGGTCCACGCCTTCCTCTCGCGCCGGCCTGACGCCATCATATTGACCGGCCTGACGCATACCGACCGGACGCGGGCCATGCTCGGCGCGTCAGGCATTCCCGTCATCGAGGTCGGCAACCTCAGCAATCGGCCGATCGACATGGTTGTCGGATTCTCCAATACGGACGCGCAGAAGCAACTGACATTGGCCATGCTTGATGCCGGCCGCCGGCATATCGGTTATCTCCTTCACGACGGTTCCGCCCAGAATGAGCGCAGCCGTGACAGATACAACGGCTACCGCGCCGCGCTCGCGGAGCGTGGTATCGCCTGCGATGATCAACTGACGGCGGAGGTGGAATTCAGCTATCGCGGAGGCGCTGCCGGCTTGGGCCAGCTTCTGGCGCAAGGACAACCGATCGATGCGGTGTGTTGCTCGAACGACATCATCGCGCTGGGTGCGCTCTATGAACTGCAGCGCCGCGGCATCAAGGTGCCGGATACCATCGCGATCGCCGGTTTTGACGACCACGATGCCTCCTCCCAATGCGTTCCGCCGCTCAGCACGGTGCGCATTCCCCGCCGCGTCATGGGACGACAGGCTGGCAATCTGATCGAGCAGGTGCTGGCGGGCGAGGAGCCCATCAGCAAGATCGTTGATGTCGGCTTCGCCCTGCAGATCAGGCAGACCTTCTGA
- a CDS encoding Permease of the drug/metabolite transporter (DMT) superfamily — translation MGIGSISAWRNVVSQRPSANRPMTALEWGMLLALAAVWGGSFFFNGVAIRELPVFTVVVSRVALGAVMLLIILRLTGARMPTDRRVWVAFFGMGLLNNAIPFTLIVWGQQYIASGVASILNASAPLFTVIFAHLLTSDEKMSGGRLAGVLIGFAGVAVMIGFDAMEALGVHVTAQLMCLAGAVSYALAGIFGRRFHRMGVSPMATAAGQVIASSILLFPLMLVIDRPWTLAMPSLAAIGALVGVAAISTAFGYILFFRILATAGATNLLLVTFIIPVSAILLGILFLDETLLPKHVMGIALIGLGLAAIDGRPWQALRRLRATALPKSE, via the coding sequence ATGGGCATTGGCTCGATCTCGGCATGGAGAAATGTGGTGTCTCAACGCCCTTCGGCGAACCGGCCGATGACAGCGCTGGAATGGGGAATGCTCCTTGCTCTGGCCGCGGTCTGGGGTGGTTCGTTCTTCTTCAACGGCGTCGCCATCCGTGAGCTGCCGGTGTTCACCGTCGTCGTATCCCGCGTGGCATTGGGCGCCGTCATGCTGCTCATCATCCTGAGGCTGACCGGAGCGCGGATGCCGACTGACCGGCGTGTCTGGGTGGCCTTCTTCGGGATGGGGTTGCTCAACAACGCCATACCCTTCACGCTGATCGTATGGGGCCAGCAGTATATCGCGTCCGGTGTCGCCTCCATCCTGAACGCGTCGGCCCCACTCTTCACCGTCATCTTCGCGCATCTGCTGACCAGTGACGAGAAGATGAGCGGCGGCCGCCTCGCAGGGGTTCTGATCGGCTTTGCCGGCGTCGCCGTGATGATCGGGTTCGATGCCATGGAAGCGCTTGGTGTTCATGTCACGGCGCAATTGATGTGCCTGGCCGGCGCAGTGTCCTATGCGCTGGCCGGCATCTTTGGACGCCGCTTCCACCGGATGGGCGTCTCACCCATGGCGACCGCGGCGGGGCAGGTCATCGCATCCAGCATCCTGCTTTTCCCCTTGATGCTCGTCATCGATCGACCCTGGACGCTTGCGATGCCCAGCCTCGCGGCGATCGGGGCCTTGGTTGGCGTCGCCGCGATCTCGACCGCTTTCGGCTATATTCTGTTCTTCCGCATTCTCGCGACGGCCGGGGCGACGAACCTGCTTCTGGTGACGTTCATCATTCCCGTGAGCGCGATCCTGCTCGGCATTCTGTTTCTCGACGAAACCCTGCTGCCCAAGCATGTGATGGGCATAGCCCTGATCGGACTTGGCCTCGCGGCGATCGACGGGCGGCCATGGCAGGCTTTGCGCAGGTTGCGGGCCACGGCCTTGCCAAAAAGCGAGTAG
- a CDS encoding putative lactoylglutathione lyase (Evidence 3 : Putative function from multiple computational evidences), with the protein MQLHRGRLIDHLHLKVRDLGASRRFYGAVLEAVGVPIIDGDGYFFADELWVDEGTSQQISHVHFAFQAADRAMVDRFHQAGLGAGGSDNGPPGLRDYHPGYYGAFLLDPDGNNIEAVFHGPAERSAPSVVLSWDD; encoded by the coding sequence ATGCAATTGCACCGCGGCCGCCTGATCGATCATCTCCATCTCAAGGTTCGGGATCTCGGTGCCTCGAGGCGTTTTTACGGCGCTGTGCTGGAGGCCGTCGGCGTTCCAATCATCGATGGCGACGGATATTTCTTCGCGGACGAGCTATGGGTCGACGAGGGAACATCCCAGCAGATAAGCCACGTCCATTTCGCCTTCCAGGCTGCTGACCGTGCGATGGTCGACCGCTTCCACCAGGCGGGGCTGGGTGCTGGCGGCAGCGACAACGGTCCACCCGGCCTCCGCGATTATCATCCGGGCTACTACGGCGCCTTCTTGCTCGATCCGGACGGAAATAATATCGAGGCTGTTTTTCACGGTCCGGCCGAGAGATCCGCCCCATCGGTCGTTTTATCCTGGGATGACTGA